The Thalassomonas actiniarum genome contains the following window.
CGAAATCGTCTTCCCTGCCGCTATTTTACAGCCGCCGTTCTTTAATATGGCTGCCGACGATGCGGTAAACTACGGTGGTATCGGCGCGGTGATCGGTCACGAAATGGGCCATGGTTTTGATGATCAGGGCAGCAAATACGATGCCGAAGGTAATCTGCGTAACTGGTGGTCAGAGCAGGATTTAGCCGAATTTTCCAAGCGTACCAAATCGCTTGTTGACCAGTACCAGGGTTATAAAGTCTTTGACGATTTACACGTCAACGGCGAATTAACCTTAGGTGAGAACATCGGCGACCTTTCCGGTGTCACTATCGCTTATAAAGCCTATAAGGCCTCTTTAAACGGTAAAGAAGCCCCTGTGATTGACGGTTTAACCGGCGACCAGCGCTTCTTCATGGGTTATGCGCAAATCTGGCGCAGCAAAATGGTTGAAAAAACCATGCGTAACCGCGTAGCCACCGACCCGCATTCACCGGGTGAGTTCCGCGCCTTGGGTTCATTGTCGAATATGAATGAATTCTATGAAGCCTTTGACGTTAAAGAAGGCGATGCCATGTACTTGGCACCAGAGCAACGCGTGAAAATCTGGTAAATCAGGTAATATTTACAACTTATCTGTCTAAGGGAGCTTCGGCTCCCTTTTTTATTTTTAAAATAAACCTTGTTCTTAAGACAGCCAACTCGGTTCGAACTTCTGCTGCTGTTATGCCCTCCTGCACTCCCTTAACCTTCAGCCGCTAATCTTGGGTCTTTAACAATTCCATATAAGAAATGACAGTTCTTTACATTAAAATTAGCTATTCTGTTTGACTAATATCTCGCCATACGATTTAATTAATCACATGATTAATTAAATACTGATAACCGAATGTCAGATAAGAGAAACCAGACAAGCAGCAAAGGCCGCCCGGTCGACAGCAAAAAGCAAGCATTGCAAAAGCAAAAATTACTCGATGCCGCATTAGCCCTGTTAAGTGAAAAAAACTTCAGCGAAATCACCATACGTGAATTAGCTAAAGTGGCCGGAGTGAACTCCGCTATGGTCAGTTATTACTTTGATAACAAAGAAGGTTTATTTATTGCCTTATTAGAGCAGCTCTCGGATAAAGAATTTAGCCGCCTCGGCAATTTACGCCAGGAAAAGGAGCCGATAAAAGCTGTGATCACTTTTATGCTTGGCATGATCAATCAAAACCCGGGATTGATGAAACTGGTACACAGTGAAGCCATGTCCCCGGATTCAACCTTAGGGGCCGCCATGATCGAACGCTTTCCCAAACGCATGGCGGCTCTTTTACCCGATCTTATCGCTGCTCAGCAGGCGCAGGGAAAAATACGTCCTGACATTAACCCCAAGTATGCCGCCTTTTCTTTGATCAGCTTAATCGTCACCCCTTTTATCGTTACCCCGATACGGGAGCAGGCATGGCAAATCACAACCCCGGAACTCAACACCCCACAATGGACTGAGCATATTTATCAACTTTTTATATTCGGAATGACTAAAGGGCCAGCCCAATGAAAGCATTGCTAAAATCCTTCTTAAAGACAAAGTTTGCCTTACCCGCGATACTCGCCGCCGGTATTGCCTTAATGATGTTGATCGTTAAACTGCAGCCGCAAATGAAACACGATCCCCGGGCCCGGCCTTCGGTGCCGGTAGATACCGTGACCGTAGCCGAGCATATGATCCGTCCCGCCATCACCGGCTTTGGCACGGTTGAGCCGGATCTGACCCTGCAAGCCAAAGCGGAAGTTTCCGGGCGCATCACCTATATTCACCCGGAATTAAAAATCGGTGAAATTCTGGCTAAAAACACTGTGCTGCTGCGCATCGACGACAGGGATTACCAGCTCAATTTAAAGCAGGCACAGGCGGATCTGTTGTCCAGCCAGGCCAGTTTAAAGGAAATGGAACTGACGGTAGAAAACAACAAGCTGGATCTGAAACTGGCCAACGAAAAACTTAAAGTTCGGAAAAAAGAACTGGCCCGCCTGGAAAAGCTGCGCAAGTCCGGCGCCGTTTCCCTGTCGACCTTAGACGCCGAAAGACAAAACATGCTGCAGCAACAGCAGGAAGTGCAGCAGCTAAAAAATACCCAGATCACCCTGCCCTCGGATATCGAAGTCTTACAGGCGAAGATTGAAATTTCACAGGCACAGTTAGAGCAAAGTAAGCGCGATCTGGCCCGCACCGAAATCCGCCTGCCTTTTAACGGCCGCATCAATGCGGTAAGCGCCGAGCTCGATCAGTACGTCAGCACCAACACCCTGTTATTCGAGGCTTACGGCATAGATAAAATGATAGTCAATGCCCAGTTTTCCCTGCAGCAGTTTAGCCAGATTGCCGCCAGCTTTGACCGCAGCCAACTCAATTACGAAGACTTATTGTCAGACAGGACAATGAGTGACATCTTCAGCTCCCTCGGCCTGAGCGCCACCTTGTATGCTGCCGGTAACGAGTCTCTGAGCTGGCAGGCAAAAGTAGAGCGTCTGTCCGGCAGCATAGATTCCCAAACCCGCACCCTGGGGGTCGTGGTCAGTGTTGAAGGCGTTTATAAAAATATAGATCCCGGCGTCAAGCCCCCCTTGCTGGCAGGCAACTATATGAAAGTGAACCTGCACGGCGCACAAAAGCAATTTGTGATCGCCCCCAGGTTTGCCCTGCACCAGGGACAAATTTACCGCGTGGGTAAGGCAGATACCCTGGAGCGTCTCGATCTCAACAAAGTCCAGCTGCAGGGAGAGCTGGCCCTGTTTACCGATACCCTTAAACCGGGAGACAAGATCATTACCTCGGATGTTTTCCCCGCAGTACAGGGCATGAGCCTGTCTCCGGTCAATGACCAGGCCCTGCAACAGCAACTGGATACCTGGGTGAGGAAAGCGCAATGATACGTTATTTTACCGCCCATCCTACGGCGGCCAACTTATTGATGCTGCTGCTGATATTTATGGGCATCAGCGTCTTACCGGATATCAAGCGGGAAACCTTCCCGGAAGTCAAAGCCTACTCGCTGCAGGTCAATGTCCCCTATCCGGGAGCAACGCCTGTGGATGTCGAGCAGGGGATCTGTTTGCCGCTCGAAGATGCTCTTGACGGCATCAGCTTTATCGAGGAAAAAGTCTGTGAAGCCAGGCAAAATCTCGGCTTAATGACAATAAAAATGCTCGAACAGGGGGATTTTGTTAAATTCACCGATGATGTTAAAACTGCCATCGACGGCATCAACGAATTTCCCGATAACGCCGAAGAACCAGTGGTGACGGAAAAAGGCCGTACCCAGCATGTGATTTCCATCGCCTTAACCGCAGACTTGCCGAGATCTGAACTTAAAACCCTGGCGGAAAACCTCAAGCAGCGCATCCTGCAGCACCCCCAAATCCCGCTGGTGAAGATCAGCGGTTTTTCCGAGCGCCAGCTCAGGGTGCAGGTTTCCCAGGAGAACCTGCGCAGTTACGGTCTGGATCTGCAGCAGCTGGTAAGCCTTATCAGCAAACAGGATCTTGACTTGCCGCTGGGTTCGATTGAAACCGAAAACAGCGAAACCCAGCTACGTTTTAGCGACGAAAGACGCAGCGCCCTGGATCTTGCCCAGCTGGTGATCTTAACCGGTGAACAAGGCAATGAAGTCCGGCTCGGGGAAATCGCCACCATAATCGACACCTTTGAACTGGCTGAAGACAAGGTAGAGTTTAACGGCCGCCCCGCCGCCCTGCTGAAAATTGAAAAAAATACCATAGACGACAGTTTGGATGTGCTGGCGGCGGTGGAAGAGATCATCAACACAGAATCCGCCCGCCTGCCTGATGGTGTTTCCCTCGATATTACCCAGGATGCCACCAGCATAGTCAAAGATCGCATCAATATGCTGCTCACCAATGCCTGGCAGGGACTGCTGCTGGTATTTGCCACTATGTGGCTGTTCTTTACCGTGCGTTATGCCTTCTGGGTGGTGATGGGGCTGCCGGTCTCATTTTTAGCCAGTGCCTTTGTACTCGGCCATATGGGCATCACCATCAATATGATTTCCATGGTCGCCCTGTTGCTGGCGCTGGGTATCTTAATGGATGATGCCATCGTCATTGCCGAGTCTATAGGCACCCAGCTGAAAAAAGGTTTAAAACCCATGGAGGCAGCAATAAAGGGCACCAAAATCGTGGCCCGTGGGGTTGCCTCTTCCTATGCCACCACTTTGTGTATTTTTATCGGCCTGGTTTTTCTCCAGGGAGATCTGGGGCAGATCCTTAAAGTGATCCCTATCGTGCTAATTTCGGTGATTTCCGTTTCCCTGATCGAAGCATTTTTTATCTTACCCAACCATTTGCACCACTCCCTCGCCCATGGCGAAAAGCAAAAACCGTCCAGGTTCCGTGTTAAGTTCGAGCAGAAATTCGAACACTTAAGGACCCGCACTTATGTGCTGGTGGAAAAAATCATTCATTACCGCTATGCCTTTATCGGCGCCGTACTGGCCTTTTTCCTGTTATCGGTAAGCATGCTTGCCTCGGGCATATTACAGTTTTCCGCTTTTCCCAATGTTGAAGGGGACAGGCTGCAGGCACAAATATTAATGCCGGCGGGCACGCCGTTAAAGCAAACCGAGCGTGTGGTTGAGCAGCTGTTAACGGCGCTTGATAAAACCTCGCAGGAACTCCAGGCAGATGAAGATCATACCTTAGTCAAATCATTTGCCGTGAGTTTCAACCAGAACTCGGATGCGTTCGAATCAGGTCCTCATCTGGCCACCATAGATGTCGACTTGCTGTCGGCAGAAATACGCAATACCAAGATGCAGCATTTTATCAACCGCTGGCGGCAAAGCAGCGGTATTATCCCGGACGCCCTGACCTTATCCTTTAAAGAGCCGAGCATAGGCCCAAGCGGCAGGGCTATCCAGATACGCCTGACCGGCAATGATCTCAACGAGCTGGCAAAAGCCTCGTTTGAACTGCAAACCTGGCTGTCCGGTTATCCCGGGGTTAACAACCTGTTGGACGATCTCAGACCCGGCAAGCCTGAATTTACCCTGAAATTAAAGGACGGCGCCTATAACTTAGGCATAGATGCCCGGACCATAGCCAACCAGGTCAGAAGCGCCTTCCAGGGCAACAAGGTACTGGAAACCAATGTCGATCTGGAAACCTTCGAAATTACCGTAATGTTAACCCCCGAGTCCCGGGATGAATTTGCCGATTTCGATAATTTCCCGATCATACACCCCACCAGCGGCGCCATTATCCCCTTGTCGGCGGTGGCCAAGATCACCGCTACCCGCGGCTATTCACGCATCGGCCGCTACAACAACCAAAGGGCGGTCACCGTCTACGGGGATATCGACGGCACAGTCAACAACACCCAAAAAGTGATGAAAGATCTGACCAAACGCTGGCTGCCTGATTTCCAGCAAAGATATCCGGATATTAAGCTGAGCCAGGAAGGGGAAACCAAGAACTCTGCCATTACCCAGCAATCCATGGTGCAGTCGTTTGTTTTTGGTATCTTAGGAGTGTTTTTACTGCTTTCCTTCCAGTTCCGCAGTTATATCGAACCTGTGATCGTGTTGGTGGCAATTCCGCTGGCAATGATAGGCACCATCTGGGGCCACTTGCTTATGGGGCTAAGTTTTACCATGCCTTCGATGCTAGGTTTTGTTTCCCTGGCGGGTATTGTCGTTAACGACTCGATATTGCTGGTGGAGTTTGTCAAAAAACGGGTGGAAGAAGGATATTCGGTACACCAGGCGGCAGCCAAAGCCAGCTACGACAGGTTCCGGGCGGTATTCTTAACCTCAGTCACCACTATCGCCGGGATGACACCGCTGTTGTTTGAAACAAGCCTCCAGGCGCAGATATTGATCCCGCTGGCCACCAGTATCGTCTTCGGTATTGCCACCTCCACTTTGCTGGTGCTGTTTGTGTTGCCTTGCCTGTACACCATACTGGAAGATTTTGGTTTGGCTAAATCAAAAAAAGAGCAGCATTTGGATGAGGTCGCGGCAGATGCCGTCACTTAGCATTAGCTGAACATTCACTAAGCAAGCGCCGAAGAAAAAGCCAAGTTTCGTACCGTTCAAGCCGCCGCAACCTTTGCCGGCGGCTTTTTTAATGTCTCCAGATTTATTTAGCCATCTAAACCGCTAAAGCTTGCCAGTGATAAAAATAACCAGTACACTGCCGCCCTAAGATGGTGTTTTCTTTAGGCTTCGATTGTTCTTTTTCCAAAGTGAAGCCGCATAAAGCAAACTTAATAGGGAACGTGGTGCCTGTCTTAAGGTCTTTACTTTAAAACATTAATCCACGGCTGTACCCGCAACTGTAAACAGGGCTGATAATACAAACCACTGGCAAAAGCCGGGAAGGGTATTGTCGGGTTATCCCTAAAGCCAGGAAACCTGCCATTGAAAACTTATAAACTAAAGGTGCGGGCCTACACCTTGAGTGACAATTCATTGACTTTTCAGTGCTATTTGTACTCTCTTCCTGCACCTGCTAGCTTAAAACATTAGATTCAAGGCCGGGGCAAAAGATGTTAAGCCAGACAATTGATCACACAATATCGGCAGGTACAAGTTAATGCCGGCCCTGATTAACCTGGACAAGCTTGGCTGGGCAGTCGGCGATAAGCACATCCTCAAAGATATCTCGCTGGCAGTGGATAAAGGCGAGGTATTGGGTATTATCGGCCCCAACGGCGCCGGTAAAACCAGTTTACTCAATTGCCTGCTCAACCAGCAAAAAGACTTTACCGGCTCGGTAAACTTTAAAGGCAAAAATATCAGCACTTACGCCCCTCGGGAACTGGCGAAATCTTTTGCCCTGGTGGCACAAAAAACAGCCCCGGTCTTTAACCTTTCGGTATCCGATATCGTGCGCATGGGTTTATTGCCCCATAAAACCCTGTTTAGCCTGGACAATGATTTTGATAAACATCAAATTGAGCTGGCGCTGGAAAAAGTCGGCTTAGCGAATAAAATCCATGATGCCTTTAATACCCTATCCGGCGGTGAGCAGCAGCGGGTATTGATCGCCCGGGCCTTAGTGCAAAGGGCCGAGGTCTTGGTTTTGGATGAACCCACCAACCACCTGGATGTCTATTACCAGCACCAGATATTAGACTTGGTAAAAAACTTAAATATCACTGTGGTAATGACGGTGCATGATTTGAACCTGGCCGCACAATATTGCCGCCGTTTACTCTTGCTCGACCAGGGTCAGGTTATTGCCGATGGTCCCCCTGAAAAAGTACTGGGCAGTTCACTGTTAACACAAGTCTTCCGCCTTAACTGCCAGCAGGAGTTAGATCCCGTAACCGGAAAAACCCGGGTTTATTTTCACTTGCCCAAACACAGTACTAAGGCAAGGAATACGGGAGAAGCAAACCAATGAGCCAGGCCCGGTTGAACCGCATACCGATAAAGTTATGCTTACTGACATTATTATGCCTGAGCAGTATCGGCGCCGCCCTCACCTTTGGCCCGGTTGATATCGGGGCGCAGCAATTGCTTACCTGCTTCACAGCCTCCTGCCCGACACCTGTGATCGATATGGTGGTCTACCAGGTTCGGGTGCCCCGCATCCTGGTGGGCTTAGTTGCCGGTATGGGCCTGGCCATAGCCGGGGCTATTTTACAAAATACCACCCGCAATCCGCTGGCAGACCCTTACCTGTTCGGCATAGTCTCAGGTGCGGGCCTGGGCGCCACTATCGCCAGCATCACCCTGGCTAACATGCTGACCCTG
Protein-coding sequences here:
- a CDS encoding efflux RND transporter periplasmic adaptor subunit; amino-acid sequence: MKALLKSFLKTKFALPAILAAGIALMMLIVKLQPQMKHDPRARPSVPVDTVTVAEHMIRPAITGFGTVEPDLTLQAKAEVSGRITYIHPELKIGEILAKNTVLLRIDDRDYQLNLKQAQADLLSSQASLKEMELTVENNKLDLKLANEKLKVRKKELARLEKLRKSGAVSLSTLDAERQNMLQQQQEVQQLKNTQITLPSDIEVLQAKIEISQAQLEQSKRDLARTEIRLPFNGRINAVSAELDQYVSTNTLLFEAYGIDKMIVNAQFSLQQFSQIAASFDRSQLNYEDLLSDRTMSDIFSSLGLSATLYAAGNESLSWQAKVERLSGSIDSQTRTLGVVVSVEGVYKNIDPGVKPPLLAGNYMKVNLHGAQKQFVIAPRFALHQGQIYRVGKADTLERLDLNKVQLQGELALFTDTLKPGDKIITSDVFPAVQGMSLSPVNDQALQQQLDTWVRKAQ
- a CDS encoding ABC transporter ATP-binding protein, whose protein sequence is MPALINLDKLGWAVGDKHILKDISLAVDKGEVLGIIGPNGAGKTSLLNCLLNQQKDFTGSVNFKGKNISTYAPRELAKSFALVAQKTAPVFNLSVSDIVRMGLLPHKTLFSLDNDFDKHQIELALEKVGLANKIHDAFNTLSGGEQQRVLIARALVQRAEVLVLDEPTNHLDVYYQHQILDLVKNLNITVVMTVHDLNLAAQYCRRLLLLDQGQVIADGPPEKVLGSSLLTQVFRLNCQQELDPVTGKTRVYFHLPKHSTKARNTGEANQ
- a CDS encoding TetR/AcrR family transcriptional regulator produces the protein MSDKRNQTSSKGRPVDSKKQALQKQKLLDAALALLSEKNFSEITIRELAKVAGVNSAMVSYYFDNKEGLFIALLEQLSDKEFSRLGNLRQEKEPIKAVITFMLGMINQNPGLMKLVHSEAMSPDSTLGAAMIERFPKRMAALLPDLIAAQQAQGKIRPDINPKYAAFSLISLIVTPFIVTPIREQAWQITTPELNTPQWTEHIYQLFIFGMTKGPAQ
- a CDS encoding efflux RND transporter permease subunit — translated: MIRYFTAHPTAANLLMLLLIFMGISVLPDIKRETFPEVKAYSLQVNVPYPGATPVDVEQGICLPLEDALDGISFIEEKVCEARQNLGLMTIKMLEQGDFVKFTDDVKTAIDGINEFPDNAEEPVVTEKGRTQHVISIALTADLPRSELKTLAENLKQRILQHPQIPLVKISGFSERQLRVQVSQENLRSYGLDLQQLVSLISKQDLDLPLGSIETENSETQLRFSDERRSALDLAQLVILTGEQGNEVRLGEIATIIDTFELAEDKVEFNGRPAALLKIEKNTIDDSLDVLAAVEEIINTESARLPDGVSLDITQDATSIVKDRINMLLTNAWQGLLLVFATMWLFFTVRYAFWVVMGLPVSFLASAFVLGHMGITINMISMVALLLALGILMDDAIVIAESIGTQLKKGLKPMEAAIKGTKIVARGVASSYATTLCIFIGLVFLQGDLGQILKVIPIVLISVISVSLIEAFFILPNHLHHSLAHGEKQKPSRFRVKFEQKFEHLRTRTYVLVEKIIHYRYAFIGAVLAFFLLSVSMLASGILQFSAFPNVEGDRLQAQILMPAGTPLKQTERVVEQLLTALDKTSQELQADEDHTLVKSFAVSFNQNSDAFESGPHLATIDVDLLSAEIRNTKMQHFINRWRQSSGIIPDALTLSFKEPSIGPSGRAIQIRLTGNDLNELAKASFELQTWLSGYPGVNNLLDDLRPGKPEFTLKLKDGAYNLGIDARTIANQVRSAFQGNKVLETNVDLETFEITVMLTPESRDEFADFDNFPIIHPTSGAIIPLSAVAKITATRGYSRIGRYNNQRAVTVYGDIDGTVNNTQKVMKDLTKRWLPDFQQRYPDIKLSQEGETKNSAITQQSMVQSFVFGILGVFLLLSFQFRSYIEPVIVLVAIPLAMIGTIWGHLLMGLSFTMPSMLGFVSLAGIVVNDSILLVEFVKKRVEEGYSVHQAAAKASYDRFRAVFLTSVTTIAGMTPLLFETSLQAQILIPLATSIVFGIATSTLLVLFVLPCLYTILEDFGLAKSKKEQHLDEVAADAVT